The Deltaproteobacteria bacterium genome includes the window TATTTTTGGTTTCCAGCGAGGCAGATCAGCCGTTTTTATTTTAATTCTTTTTGAGAACAAGATTTTTCTTTTATAAGGAGGGTTAAAAATACCTCGGAAGGTAATAGGCTCTTCTTTTTCATGTTGCTGAAGCTCAGTTTCACAGTCCATCGTTGCTATACTATTACGTTGAAAAAAAGTGTCTTCTTCGGGTGCGTCATAGAACCTGCTGTAAAGTTGTTGATACCCTTGTGTAATAATCCAAAAGCTCTTTTCTATAACGTATAAGCTTTGTTCTCTTAGGGAAGCATCCGTAGGTATAGCTCGGCAATGGATGGAACTGGATGTTGGTTCTTCAGGCTTAGTTTCCTCGCCTACAGTGTAGGTCTTTTCAGGATCTTTCTCGACTCCTGGTGAATACCCCAATGTTTGACTTTTATCTTCATATTCCTCTATTCTTTCAAGCCCCATATTGTTTTTTGTACCTCCTTAGCAGTTAAATCTGCAAAGCCATAAACTATCCATTCGTGGGCGAGGTCGAACCATTCCCACATTCCTTCAGTAGATTTATCATTTCCGATTCCTCGAACAGTTGAGTTTAATACTAATATTGGACGGTTCGTCTCGCTTTCTCTGATTTTCTGGATAGTAACGTGAAAACGACCAGCCTGATTAGGCAAAATAAAACTTGTTCGCCAATTAATCGCCTCCGGTTCATTCAAGAATCGCCCTCGTTTTCTTCTGAATACGAAATCCGGGAATAGCTTTCCAATGTCCTTAATTGAGTCCCAGCCATCTCCTTGTGGAATATGATTTATGTAAGTCATCTCGTATTGCAAGGGAGAAATTTCGCCGAGGTTATTTTCTTGTAAAAATGATTTAAACTGCGATAACTGCTTGCGGAACATTTCGATAACGTAATAATATCGTGGATATTCATCACTAGGCCGTATTTTCCGCCAGTTGTATAAAAACCGATTACGTTGTACCTGAATTAGTCCATTTTCATTTTCATGTACGAACCAAATTCTTGGAAGAGGTGGTGTTTCAGAAATTTCAAATTTTAGTTTTCGACTACTGGGTTCACGTTCAAACGTCTCAATCGTTGGGGTTAAAGGAGGGGCTTCCCTACATTCAGGATATTCGGGTCTAAATTTTTCCCAAAGAAGACCAATATGGGGGGCAAGAAAATTATGAATGGATTCGAAGAGGATGCCGCATACCACCTCAACGACAGGCGGATTCTCATAATTGATCAGGCTTTTTTGTGTTGTTCCCATGCGATTCACCACAATATTTGAAAAATCTAATTACCCATTATTATCAATATGCGCCACTTTATTTAAGGAGTAAAACATTTAGGTGATGAATCTCGGGCCAATATAGTGAATTTAGAATCAAGAGTTATATAAAAGATTATAATTTAAATTCAATTAAAGTCAATTCTTAAAAAATGTCAAGTGTTTTCTTGAGTCATGTGTCTCTTAATCCATGTTCCGATTTTAGATTCTCTCACCCACTATTTTACAAAACCGATGTTATAAAAAGTAAACTTAACATGTCAAGTGGTTTAGGCTACTATCCCCTTCAGGTACTATTTTATCATATAATCTCAAAATATAACCAGCGCTTACCTCTCATTTCCACGTCTTCACCTTGAGTGTCTTTCCATCGGTAACAAAGATCACCGCGCCCTGCCGATCAGTGCGAAAGACCCTGGCCCCGATTTTTCTGACGCGCGCTAAGGCCTCCGGCGCAGGCTGGCTGAAGCGGTTATACCGGCCAACTGAAAAAACGACATGCCTGGGCTTAACCGCCTTGAGGAAAGCCGGAGTCAAGGAGGTCTGCCCGCCGTGATGGCAGGCCAGGAGCACATCGGCTCGAAGCTTATCCCCCTGCCGGGATAAGATTTCGGCCTCGCCCTCCATTTCCAGGTCCCCGGGGAAGAGGAAGGCTATCTGACCGAACTGGATTCTGATGGTCAGGGAGTTGTTGTTGAGGTGTGGCTGGCGCTTTCCCATGGCTTGAAGCTTTAAGAAGTCCGGGGGCGGGTGAAGGGCCTGCACCCTGGCCGCTCCGAAATGCCGGGGCCGGTAAAGGTCTGCCAGGGTCGGCTGTTTCAGACCCCGGCTGTTTATGACATTGATCAGCTCCTGGTAAAGGTCTGAGGCGCCTGGCTCATGATTAGACCAGAACTTTGTTGGCTTAAAGTTTTGAGCCAAATAGGTAAGACCCCAAAAGTGATCCGCTTGGGCGTGGCTGAGGACCAGGATATTCAAGCGAGTCACACCCTGGTGAAGCAGGTACGGGGCAATGATGTTTTCTCCAGGGTCAAAACTAGAACCGGGGAAGCCGCCGCCGTCAATCATCATCTCGGTCCCGTCAGGGAATGAAACATGAGCCGCGTTGCCTTGACCGACGTCGAGCATGGTAACCGTGAGCTGAGGGTTGATGGAACGGGAGATATCGGGCCAGAGCAGGATGGGGATACAGGCGGCCATGATTAGAATGGAAACCAGGGCCGCTTTTTTTATGGGTCGGATCAAAAAGAGGCTTATCAGGAGAAGATAATAGCCAATGATAAAGACCGGACCAGGGCTGGGCACTGTCAGGTTGACCCAGGGCCAGGAGGCCGCGCCCTCGATGGTGGCCAGAAGAATCCAGAGCATCCGTTCGATCCCCAGAAAGATGATTTTCGCGGCCCAGGGGAATATCGGCGCCAGCACCAGGCCAAAGAGTCCCGGCGGGATGATGATCAGGACGATCAAGGGGGTGAGGATCAGGTTAGCTGGTAAGGTCAGGAGCGGCAGCTGGTTGAAATGGTGGGCCACAATGGGGGCCGTGCCTAGAAAGGCTGCTATGGTAATGCTCGCCATGGCCCGCACCCGGCCCAATAAAGGCCTTCGGACCGCGTCTCCGGCCGTGGGGTCCACACGGGCCTGGGAGAAATCCGTGAGGCGTGGAGCTATGATTATAATGGCGCCGACCGCGGCAAAGGAGAGCTGAAAGGAGACGCTGAAAACAGCCCCGGGCTGGAAGATGAGGATGGCCCAGGCCGCCGCGGCCAGGGCGGTCAGGAGGTCTCTCCTTTTACTAAGAAGAAAAGCCAGGCAAAAGACACCAACCATGATGGCGGCTCGTACGGTGGAGGGCCTTCCCCCGGCCAGGCCGGTATAGAGGATGACCGGCCCCAGGGACAGGAGAATGGAAAGACCCAACAGGTTCAAGCGAAGCGCCAGGCCGGGCCAGAGCAAGAGCAGCTTCAGAAAGAGCCAGTAGGATGCAGCCGCAATCAGGCCAATATGCAGACCGGAGATGGCCAGAAGGTGGGCCAGCCCCAGGCGTCTGAAGGCCTCCTTCACCTCCGGCTCGATATCGTCCCGAATTCCCAGCAGCATAGTCTTGACCAGTCCGCGGGCCGGCTGGGCCATCGCCTGATCAAGGAAGCGCGCCGAGTTATTTCGAAATCTGTCGAGAAGAAGGATCGGAGAAGGAATGCAATCCGGGGCTTTTATAACAATCAGCAGGCGAGGGTCCTTTAAAAATCCCTGGACCCAGATGCCCCGAGCGGCCCAAAAGGCCTGGTAGTCAAACCCGCCCGGGTTGGAGAAACCGCTGATCTTTCTCAGGACTGCCGGGAAACGAACCCAATCTCCTCGTTTGACGATCAGATGCTCGCTCGAAACGGTCAGATAGATCCGGCCGCTTACCGGGGCCGAGTGACCGCCCGGAACCAGGACTTCCCGGGCCGATATCACGAGGCGCGTCCGGCTATAAGTCCGCCTCGGCGCCTCGGCCACCCAGCCGCCAAAGACCAGCCCCGGTTGGTCCTGGTACTGATAGACATGGCCTGCATCTTCGGGAGGGGTAAAGACGGTCGCTGCGGCCGCCAGGCTAATCAGGACAAAGGCCATGGCCGCAACAGCCAGGGGAAAGCGGTAGCGCTTCAGGACCCAGAGGATAAAAAATAACGTCGCCAGAGCGGCGAGGGGCCAGAGCCAAAAGGGCAGCGGAACCAGCCTGGGGCCCCATGAAAGACCGGCCAGAAAAAATAGCAGTAGGAATAGAAGAGGACGGAGCAGGAGGGGGCGGAGCCAGCCTTTAATCATCCGGGTTCCGGCCCCTGCGGCCTCGCCCTTTGACCTCCAATTCAAGCCGGGCCAGCTTGCGGTAGGCCTTTTTTATCTCCTCCTGAGAAGCATCCTTGGACACCCCCAGGGCCTCATATGGATCAGGATTACTCATCAGCTGTCTGACCTCACGAAAAAAATAGTAAGATCAGGTCATTTCAATGTCAAGGTAAGATCTGAAGAGTCAGATATCACCGCCGCAGCGAAATATCACGGTCAAGGGTCTTTTCGGGAGCGCCTTACAACTTTTAAAAGACCATGGGGGCATATCCATCCTTGATGAAGTCAGATATTACCGGGCCAACATAGACTACCTCCAATCCAAGCTCCTCTATCTTTTCAGAGGTTCCGTCCTGGTCGGAAATATACTTGCAGACCGATGGCTTTTCTTTGGCCTTGATCTCTTGGGCCGCCCGGCTGACACGCTCATCCTCCACCAGAAGTTTTTGTGATGGCCCGAAAAAGATGACCTTGACGTCATCCAGCCAGCCGAAACGTATCGCGTTGAAGGCATACATCAACCCGGTCAATGCCTTCTCGGCTTCGCCTGTAGATATGATCATCAATACCTTGGAACTCATGGCCCTCCTCCTTTTTTCTCGATATTCGTGAAAGCATAATTTATATTCTTTTCTGTTTCCTGTCCACCAAAGTCAGCGAAAATTACTGAAAAGCGCGGGGGATCGTTTTTCAAAACAAGGGACGCGTCCCTCGATATATTCACACCTTTGAGACCCCTCGATCCAGGCGGCGTTCCCCACGAGCTGCATCACCGGGTATTTCAAGAGGTTCTTTCTAAAAATTAAGAAATCAAATCACTCATTTATGGAAGGTGCAAACGATTTATGCTTGACAAAACGGAAAGATATAGATAACAAGCTACAGGGTTCTCTAACCAGCCTCGGCCTCATGGTGAGCGCTGCATGGCTTGAATATGGAGAATAACCTGAGAGCCTGATTACACCATTGAGGAGGCGAGTAAATGACGGAGATAACTTCACCGATGAGCGGAAAGATACTGGAGATTAAAGTTCAGGTTGGCGATCAGGTAGCGGAAGACGATGAGGTGGTCACGCTCGAAGCGATGAAAATGGAAATCCCGGTTGTTTCTACGGATAACGGCACCGTTAAGGAGATCATGGTCCAGGTTGGCGACTCGGTTGAGGCCGATGCAGTCCTCATGACCTTGGAGTAACCCCTGGCCGGTAAAACCCCAGTATTAATGTTTACTTAATCATTTTTTAGTGGCCGCCTGAAACAATCTTACTTAAAGAGACTTTCGGGCGACTGCTTTTTTTTATAACTTGTGTGCTTGATATGACCCCAAGAATTATATTCATCTTTCTGATCTGGCTTTTTTTATCGGCTTTTTCAGGATCGGTTATGGCTGAGGAGCCTTCTTTACCAGAAGCGGCCGATGAACTCTGCCAGTCATTTCTGGAGTTAATGGATCAGCATCAATATACCCAGGCATATGAGCTTATTGCCCCGCAATTCAGGCAGACCGAAACCCAGCCTCAGTGGCGCGACCGGGTTTCTTCTGAAAGAGAATCTGTAGGGGAGTTCAAATCGCGCCGGTTAGCCAAAGTGGAGAAGGCGGACGCCTTTGCCAATCTGCCAGAAGGGGATTACCTTCTGGCGGTTTACGAGACGACCTTCACCGGCCAGGCTGAAACCAGAGAGACTGTCGTCCTGACCTCGGCTGAGGACGGTTACAAACTGGCCGCGTATGAATTCAGCCGAAACGTGTGGCCCGAGGCGCTGAGAATCATTGGCAACGGACTATTCGTGGTCTTTTTTATTATGATCCTTCTGGCCGCCGTCACCTGGGCCATGGGCAAGTTCATACAGAAAATCGAAAACTCGAAAAAGGAAGAAAATGGTAGTTAGCCATGTTTGGAATCACGACCGGTTTCTCCTCCCTGCTTGAGAACCCGGGCCAGATCGTTATGATTCTGGTCGGTCTGGGATTCATCTACCTCGCCATAAAAAAGGAGTGGGAGCCTTATGAACTGCTGCCCATCGGCGCGGGGATGCTCCTGGCCAATTTACCTTTGACCGGTCTGACCACCCAGCCTGAGCCGGGCCTGGCACCGGGCATGGCCGGCGTGCTGGGCATCATCCTCAAGTACGGCCTCTACACCTGGACGCTCCTGCCTCAGTTCATTTTCTTCGGGATCGGGGCTTTAACCGACTTCGGGCCGCTGATCGCCAACCCCAGGGCCTTTCTCCTGGGGGCGGCCGCTCAGATCGGCATTTACACCGCCTTTGCCGGGGCCATCTTTTTGGGGTTCACCCTCCGGGAATCTTGCTCCATCGGCATTATCGGCGGTGCGGACGGCCCGACTACCATCTACACCACCGGGCTGCTGGCCCCGGCAATCATGGGCATTACCGCCACGGCGGCCTATTCCTACATGGCCATGGTAGCCATCATTCAGCCGCCCATCATCAGGGCCTTAACCACCAAAAAAGAGAGACAAACCCTGATGAAGCCCTTGACGCGGCAAGTCTCTAAAACAGAAAAAATCCTCTTCCCTATTTACTCCTCCATCATCATCATCCTGCTCATTCCTAAAAGCGCTCCCCTGGTCGGCATGCTCCTGCTGGGCAACCTCTTCCGGGAAAGCGGAGTGGTCGAGCGCCTCTCTCAGACCGCTCAAAACGAGATGGTCAATATCATCACCATCCTGCTCATGCTGGGTATTGGAGCCTCCATGCCAGCGGATAAGGTTCTCCAGACCCGGACATTGATGGTGCTTGCCCTAGGGTTGCTCGCCTTTTGCATTGGCACGGCCGGCGGGGTTCTGCTCGGTAAGGTCATGAGCTGGATTTCAAAGGAGCCTTTCAATCCCATGCTCGGCGCGGCTGGGGTTTCAGCGGTGCCCATGAGCTCCCGGATCGTCCAGCATATGGGCCAGCAGGAAAACAAGCGGAACTACCTGCTCATGCATGCCATGGGAGCGAACGTAGCCGGTGTTATCGGGTCTGCCGTAGCAGGCGGTTTTTTCTTATCCTATTTTCATCAGTTGTTTTAAAGGTCTTATTTTCCCTTACAAAACTTGCAACGGGTCTGCGGCTGCGAAAGCAGCGGTGGCCTTGCCAGTGTTTTCCTTTCCCTGCCGGCCTCTAAAAAAAACTTGCCACAGCCTCCTTTTTTTTATAATTTGGCCGAACATGATTTGATTATGCTAAACTCTGCTGGAAGGCTTTATACAACAGTCAGATAGGAGCCAAAAAATGGCAAACAGCGATAAATATGAGGAATTAAGACGGCGTGACGCAGAGGCCCTTCTGGGCGGCGGCCAGGATAGAATTGACGCCCAGCACAAGAAAGGCAAGATGACCGCCCGGGAGCGGGTAAAATTCCTTTTGGACGATGGAACGTTCGAAGAATTTGACCGCTTTGTAGTCCACCGCTGCACCGATTTCGGGATGGACAAGAAAAAGATACCTGGAGACGGGGTGGTTACAGGCTATGGCACGATTGACGGCCGTCTGGTGTACGTTTTTTCGCAGGATTTTACCGTTTTCGGCGGCTCACTCAGCGGGGCCTTTGGTGAGAAGGTCTGCAAGATCATGGACATGGCCGTGGCTAACGGCGCGCCGGTCATTGGTCTCAACGATTCGGGCGGAGCGCGGATTCAGGAGGGGGTTGAGTCCCTGGGCAGCTATGGCGAGATTTTCAAACGCAACGTCCTCGCATCGGGAGTGGTCCCCCAGATATCAGTGGTCATGGGGCCCTGCGCCGGAGGGGCCGTCTATTCCCCTGCCATTACCGACTTCACGATCATGGTTGACAAGACCTCCCATATGTTCATTACCGGACCCCAGGTCATTAAGACGGTGAGCCACGAGGAGGTGGATGCAGAGCACCTGGGCGGGGCGATGCGGCACAATACCACCAGCGGTGTGGCTCAATTCCTGGCTGACAATGATAAAGAGGCCCTGAAGCTGGTCCGGGATCTCCTGGCCTTCCTGCCATCAAACTACGCGGAGAAACCGCCACGGATCGAGTGTCGCGATGACCCTGAAAGGGTGGAGATGAAATTGAGGGACATCATCCCGGACAATCCCAAGAAGCCTTACCGCATGAAGGAGATCATCACGGCCGTGGTGGACGACGGTCACTTCCTCGAGGTTTCCCGCCGTCATGCCCAGAACATGATCACCGGCTTCGCCCGCCTGGACGGTTATCCCGTGGGTATCGTCGCCAACAACCCCAGATTTTTAGCCGGCTGCCTTGATATTGACGCCTCGAATAAGTGCGCTCGGTTCGTCCGTTTTTGTGACGCTTTTAATATTCCTCTGGTGACCTTTGTTGACGTGCCAGGTTATCTGCCCGGGGTGGCCCAGGAGCATGGGGGGATTATCAAGCACGGATCGAAGATAATTTACGCCTACTGTGAAGCCACCGTGCCTTTAATTACGGTCATCACGCGCAAGGCTTACGGCGGCGCTTACGACGTCATGGCCAGCAAACACCACGGCGGGGACATCAATTATGCCTATCCCACCGCTGAGATCGCTGTCATGGGCCCTGACGGCGCGGTCAACATTATCTTTCGGCATGAAATTGAGAATGCCCCGCCCGAGGAGCAGGAAAAGATCAGAGAGGAACTGGTTGATAATTACCGCCGCACCTTTGCCAGCCCATACAAGGCCGCTGAAAAAGGCTATATTGACGAGATTATTATGCCAGAAGACACCAGGCTCAAACTCATCCGGGCCCTGAAATCCCTGAGGCGGAAAAAGGCCAGTCGGCCCGCCCGCCGGCATGGTAATATTCCACTTTAAAGCAAAGGCACTGAGAATCTAAGCAGGTACAGAACCATGGACAATGGCGAAATTAAAAAAAGTAAGGAAGCCTGGCAGGCTAAGGTGGAAAAGACTTTAGCCAAGAGGCCGGAACGGAAGGGAAACTTTACTACCCTCTCGGAACTTCCTATTGATCGGCTTTATGCTCCAGACGACTTGGCTGCATTCGATTATGAACAGGACCTGGGTTTCCCGGGTGAGTATCCTTTTACGCGAGGGGTCCAGCCGACCATGTACCGGGGACGCTTATGGACCATGCGCCAGTATGCCGGTTTTGGTACGGCCGAGGAGTCAAACGAGCGATACAGGTACCTTCTCAAGCAGGGCCAAACCGGACTGTCGGTGGCCTTTGACCTGCCGACGCAGATCGGCTATGACTCGGACGACGAAGTCGCGCGGGGTGAAGTCGGGAAGGTCGGTGTGGCCATTGACTCCCTGGCCGACATGGAGACTCTGTTTGCCAACATCCCTCTGGACAGGGTCAGCACCTCCATGACCATCAATGCCCCGGCTGCGATCCTGCTGGCCATGTATATCGTAGTTGGAGAGAAGCAGGGTGTGTCCAGAGAGAAACTGACCGGGACTATTCAGAACGATATCCTGAAGGAGTATTCAGCCCGAGGGACGTACATCTTCCCGCCCCAGCCTTCCATGCGTATCATCACCGATATTTTCGCCTTTTGCACCCGGGAGGTTCCGCGCTGGAACAGCATCTCCATCAGCGGCTATCATATCCGGGAGGCCGGATCAACCGCGGTCCAGGAAGTGGCCTTCACCCTGGCCAATGGCGTTGCTTATGTAGAAGCCGCCCTGAAAGCCGGGCTGAAGGCGGATGAGTTCGCGCCGCGGCTTTCATTCTTCTTCAATTCCCATCTGGACTTCCTGGAAGAGATTGCAAAATTTCGCGCCGCCCGGCGCCTCTGGGCGCGCATCATGAAAGAACGTTTCAAGGCGGAAAACCCCCGCTCTCTCATGCTCCGGTTTCACACCCAGACCGCGGGGTGCACCCTGACGGCCCAGCAGCCGGCCAACAATATCGTTCGGGTCGCTTTTCAGGCCTTGGCCGCGGTCCTGGGCGGGACCCAGTCCCTGCATACCAACTCCATGGACGAGGCCTTCTCCCTGCCCACCGAAGAAGCGGTCTCCATTGCGCTCAAGACCCAGCAGGTCATCGCTTATGAGACTGGAGTGACCGACACCGTGGACCCCCTGGCCGGGTCCTACTACATTGAGTACCAGACCAACCGGATTGAGGCTGAGGCCAGGGAGTATATCCAGAAAATTGAGGAGATGGGCGGGGCCGTGGCCGCGGTGGAAAACGGTTATATCCAGAAGGAGATCCAGGAAAGCTCATATCATTTTCAGAAGACGGTCGAGAACGGCGAAAGGGTCGTCGTGGGCATCAACAAGTTCCAGACCGAGGAGGCTCAGCCCTCGCACCTGCTGCGGGTTGATCCGGTGGTGGGAGAGCAGCAATGTGAAAAGCTGAAGACACTCAAAACCAAACGGGATCAGGCCGCCGTGAACCACAGCCTTGAAATCCTGGTCAAGGCGGCCAGGGGTGAGGCCAACCTGATGCCTCCCATCATCGAGGCGGTCAGGGCTTACACCACTTTAGGCGAAATCTGCAACGCCCTTCGTTCAGTTTTCGGCGAGTATGAAGCCTCGGTCACGATATGACCCGGAAGCTTCTCTCACGTTCGGCGAGGTGCTTACATGACAAATGAAAAAAAAATACGCGTGCTCACAGCCAAGCCAGGCCTGGACGGTCATGACCGAGGCATCAAGGTCATTAGCCGGGCCTTTAGGGACGCGGGCATGGAAGTGATCTATACCGGCATCAGAAAAACCCCGGCCCAAATTGTTTCCGCCGCCATTCAGGAGGATGTGGACGTCATCGCCATGTCCGTGCTGTCCGGGGCTCATGACTACCTCTTTACCAGGGTCATGGAGCTTTTAAAGGAACAGGGTGTTGAAGATATACTGGTCATCGGCGGCGGGATAATTCCCGAGGAAGATATTCCCGACCTCAAGGAGGCAGGCATTGCCGCCGTCTTCGGCCCTGGAACCTACACCCAGGATATCATCGCTTTTATTCAGGCCAGCGTTAAATAATGCCTTTGGCGCAGGGAGAAATGTAAGGAGGAAAAAATAAATGGGCTTGTTTGACTTGACTCTGGATGAAAACGTGGCCGTGGTGACCATGAACAGTGGAGAAAACAGGTTCAACTTCTCCTTTTTTGAGGCCTTTCTCAAGATGCTGGATGAGATCGAGAGAGAGACCGAGGCCAGTGCCTTGGTAGTTACATCAGCCCATGAAAAAATCTTTTCAAATGGCATTGACCTTGACTGGCTTATCCCGGCCGTGCAGAAAGGCGGCGCAGCGATAAATAAGAAGTTTCAATCTCAGATGTACGCCCTCTTTAGGCGCATACTCACCTACCCCATGATCACCGTGGCCGCCATAAACGGTCATGCCTTTGCCGGCGGGGCCATTATGGCCTGCGCCTTTGATTTCCGGTTCATGCGTTCGGATCGCGGCTGGTTCTGCTTCCCGGAAGTGGACATCAAGATACCCTTTACCCAGACCCTCAACGCGCTCGTGAAAAAAGCCATTCCCATG containing:
- a CDS encoding cobalamin B12-binding domain-containing protein; translated protein: MTNEKKIRVLTAKPGLDGHDRGIKVISRAFRDAGMEVIYTGIRKTPAQIVSAAIQEDVDVIAMSVLSGAHDYLFTRVMELLKEQGVEDILVIGGGIIPEEDIPDLKEAGIAAVFGPGTYTQDIIAFIQASVK
- a CDS encoding enoyl-CoA hydratase/isomerase family protein — translated: MGLFDLTLDENVAVVTMNSGENRFNFSFFEAFLKMLDEIERETEASALVVTSAHEKIFSNGIDLDWLIPAVQKGGAAINKKFQSQMYALFRRILTYPMITVAAINGHAFAGGAIMACAFDFRFMRSDRGWFCFPEVDIKIPFTQTLNALVKKAIPMYKLIEMQYTGKRLTARECEEHHIVVKACHLDDLMDEVLAFAKAFNKDRESLRTMKEMLSLDIIRVMEQDLASE
- a CDS encoding sodium ion-translocating decarboxylase subunit beta; this translates as MFGITTGFSSLLENPGQIVMILVGLGFIYLAIKKEWEPYELLPIGAGMLLANLPLTGLTTQPEPGLAPGMAGVLGIILKYGLYTWTLLPQFIFFGIGALTDFGPLIANPRAFLLGAAAQIGIYTAFAGAIFLGFTLRESCSIGIIGGADGPTTIYTTGLLAPAIMGITATAAYSYMAMVAIIQPPIIRALTTKKERQTLMKPLTRQVSKTEKILFPIYSSIIIILLIPKSAPLVGMLLLGNLFRESGVVERLSQTAQNEMVNIITILLMLGIGASMPADKVLQTRTLMVLALGLLAFCIGTAGGVLLGKVMSWISKEPFNPMLGAAGVSAVPMSSRIVQHMGQQENKRNYLLMHAMGANVAGVIGSAVAGGFFLSYFHQLF
- a CDS encoding TIGR04255 family protein, with the translated sequence MGTTQKSLINYENPPVVEVVCGILFESIHNFLAPHIGLLWEKFRPEYPECREAPPLTPTIETFEREPSSRKLKFEISETPPLPRIWFVHENENGLIQVQRNRFLYNWRKIRPSDEYPRYYYVIEMFRKQLSQFKSFLQENNLGEISPLQYEMTYINHIPQGDGWDSIKDIGKLFPDFVFRRKRGRFLNEPEAINWRTSFILPNQAGRFHVTIQKIRESETNRPILVLNSTVRGIGNDKSTEGMWEWFDLAHEWIVYGFADLTAKEVQKTIWGLKE
- a CDS encoding methylmalonyl-CoA mutase family protein; translated protein: MDNGEIKKSKEAWQAKVEKTLAKRPERKGNFTTLSELPIDRLYAPDDLAAFDYEQDLGFPGEYPFTRGVQPTMYRGRLWTMRQYAGFGTAEESNERYRYLLKQGQTGLSVAFDLPTQIGYDSDDEVARGEVGKVGVAIDSLADMETLFANIPLDRVSTSMTINAPAAILLAMYIVVGEKQGVSREKLTGTIQNDILKEYSARGTYIFPPQPSMRIITDIFAFCTREVPRWNSISISGYHIREAGSTAVQEVAFTLANGVAYVEAALKAGLKADEFAPRLSFFFNSHLDFLEEIAKFRAARRLWARIMKERFKAENPRSLMLRFHTQTAGCTLTAQQPANNIVRVAFQALAAVLGGTQSLHTNSMDEAFSLPTEEAVSIALKTQQVIAYETGVTDTVDPLAGSYYIEYQTNRIEAEAREYIQKIEEMGGAVAAVENGYIQKEIQESSYHFQKTVENGERVVVGINKFQTEEAQPSHLLRVDPVVGEQQCEKLKTLKTKRDQAAVNHSLEILVKAARGEANLMPPIIEAVRAYTTLGEICNALRSVFGEYEASVTI
- a CDS encoding acetyl-CoA carboxylase biotin carboxyl carrier protein subunit encodes the protein MTEITSPMSGKILEIKVQVGDQVAEDDEVVTLEAMKMEIPVVSTDNGTVKEIMVQVGDSVEADAVLMTLE
- a CDS encoding DUF4019 domain-containing protein; translated protein: MAEEPSLPEAADELCQSFLELMDQHQYTQAYELIAPQFRQTETQPQWRDRVSSERESVGEFKSRRLAKVEKADAFANLPEGDYLLAVYETTFTGQAETRETVVLTSAEDGYKLAAYEFSRNVWPEALRIIGNGLFVVFFIMILLAAVTWAMGKFIQKIENSKKEENGS
- a CDS encoding DNA internalization-related competence protein ComEC/Rec2, which codes for MIKGWLRPLLLRPLLFLLLFFLAGLSWGPRLVPLPFWLWPLAALATLFFILWVLKRYRFPLAVAAMAFVLISLAAAATVFTPPEDAGHVYQYQDQPGLVFGGWVAEAPRRTYSRTRLVISAREVLVPGGHSAPVSGRIYLTVSSEHLIVKRGDWVRFPAVLRKISGFSNPGGFDYQAFWAARGIWVQGFLKDPRLLIVIKAPDCIPSPILLLDRFRNNSARFLDQAMAQPARGLVKTMLLGIRDDIEPEVKEAFRRLGLAHLLAISGLHIGLIAAASYWLFLKLLLLWPGLALRLNLLGLSILLSLGPVILYTGLAGGRPSTVRAAIMVGVFCLAFLLSKRRDLLTALAAAAWAILIFQPGAVFSVSFQLSFAAVGAIIIIAPRLTDFSQARVDPTAGDAVRRPLLGRVRAMASITIAAFLGTAPIVAHHFNQLPLLTLPANLILTPLIVLIIIPPGLFGLVLAPIFPWAAKIIFLGIERMLWILLATIEGAASWPWVNLTVPSPGPVFIIGYYLLLISLFLIRPIKKAALVSILIMAACIPILLWPDISRSINPQLTVTMLDVGQGNAAHVSFPDGTEMMIDGGGFPGSSFDPGENIIAPYLLHQGVTRLNILVLSHAQADHFWGLTYLAQNFKPTKFWSNHEPGASDLYQELINVINSRGLKQPTLADLYRPRHFGAARVQALHPPPDFLKLQAMGKRQPHLNNNSLTIRIQFGQIAFLFPGDLEMEGEAEILSRQGDKLRADVLLACHHGGQTSLTPAFLKAVKPRHVVFSVGRYNRFSQPAPEALARVRKIGARVFRTDRQGAVIFVTDGKTLKVKTWK
- a CDS encoding acyl-CoA carboxylase subunit beta — encoded protein: MANSDKYEELRRRDAEALLGGGQDRIDAQHKKGKMTARERVKFLLDDGTFEEFDRFVVHRCTDFGMDKKKIPGDGVVTGYGTIDGRLVYVFSQDFTVFGGSLSGAFGEKVCKIMDMAVANGAPVIGLNDSGGARIQEGVESLGSYGEIFKRNVLASGVVPQISVVMGPCAGGAVYSPAITDFTIMVDKTSHMFITGPQVIKTVSHEEVDAEHLGGAMRHNTTSGVAQFLADNDKEALKLVRDLLAFLPSNYAEKPPRIECRDDPERVEMKLRDIIPDNPKKPYRMKEIITAVVDDGHFLEVSRRHAQNMITGFARLDGYPVGIVANNPRFLAGCLDIDASNKCARFVRFCDAFNIPLVTFVDVPGYLPGVAQEHGGIIKHGSKIIYAYCEATVPLITVITRKAYGGAYDVMASKHHGGDINYAYPTAEIAVMGPDGAVNIIFRHEIENAPPEEQEKIREELVDNYRRTFASPYKAAEKGYIDEIIMPEDTRLKLIRALKSLRRKKASRPARRHGNIPL